The DNA segment CGGCCACGGGGGCCTTGGAGCGCTGCACCAGCCACCAGGCGCCCGCGCACAGCAGGGCGACGGCCAGCACCGCCACCACTGCGCCGAGCCATCGGGCGCGCCGGCCGGGCGGGCGCGGGCCTCCTTCAGGACCGGGCACGGGGGCGGCGGGCGGAGCGGCGTGGGGGTCGTTGGGGCTCATGGGCATCGGATACGGTGGCGAGGACTGCGCCCCGATCGTAGAAGCTCAACGTGGCGTTTTGCCCGCTGCCATGCGAAGAAACGTAAATCCCCTACAACCACCGGGATACCGGCCACGCTGGCGGCGGCAGCCCGCGGGCCCGGAGCCGCGTTTCGCGCCGCTCCGCCGTCGGTCCGTCGCGCCGCGCTGTGCTGCCCGCCGGGGACGGGCCACAGTGGACTCCCTCCCGCCGTCCTTCCAGGAGCAACGACATGCATTCCCCCCGCCGCCCTGCAGCCGCCGGCGCCCCTCTCGCCGCCGATGCCGCCGAACGGCTTGCCCGCCGGCGCGCGAGTGCCAAACTGGGCTGGCTGGTCCACGCGGCCGTCTATGCCTGCGTGAACCTGGGCCTGGCCGCACTGTCGGTATCCCAGGGCCGCACTTGGGCGCTGTTCCCTGCGTTCGGCTGGGGCCTGGGCCTGCTGGCACACGGCCTGGCGGTGGCGCTGCCGGGACGCGCAGGCATCTACGGATACCTGCTGGCGCGCGAGCGGGCGGCGCTGCGCCGCCAGCCCTGAACCGCATCGGCCGGGGCGCACAATCGGCCCCGGGTCGCCCACCATGCAGGCCCTCCCCGCCACCATGACGCATTTCCACTCGCGCCAGTTCCTTCTCCACGGCCTGATCGTCGCAGGCGTCTGCACGGCCATCGCCGCCATCCAGGCGGCCTATGGCCGTGGCCCGTGGCATGCGCAACTGGTGTATTCGATGTCCATCGGCATGGTCAGCTGGCTGATGGTGGAGGTCGGGCGCCTCTGGCTGACCCGCGACGACACCATTCCCTGGCCCCTGGGCTGGCGGGGATGGATGCTGGTGGCCGTGAGCGGCACCATCGGTTTCCACGCCGGCTCGGCCATCGGGGATGCCTACTGCCGCGCACTGCAATTGCCATCCCATGCGCCACCATCCGGCGACCCGGGGTCGGCCGTCCTCACCACGGTGCTCGCCTGCGTCGCGGTATCGCTTTTCTTCTATGCG comes from the Paracidovorax avenae ATCC 19860 genome and includes:
- a CDS encoding 2TM domain-containing protein, with product MHSPRRPAAAGAPLAADAAERLARRRASAKLGWLVHAAVYACVNLGLAALSVSQGRTWALFPAFGWGLGLLAHGLAVALPGRAGIYGYLLARERAALRRQP